The window AACATCGTGAACCCGCTCGAGATCGCCGACCGCTGGGGCGCGGACGCGCTCCGTTACTACGTGCTCAAGGAAGTGCCGCTCTATCGCGACGGCGACTTCACGTGGGACCTCTTCATCCAGCGCTACAACTCGGATCTCGCGAACGACTGGGGCAATCTCTTCACGCGCACGGTCTCGATGGTGCACCGCTATCGCGAGGGCAAGCTGGCGTTCGCCGAGCCGGGCGGCGAGCTCCGGCCCGTGCTCACGCAGGCGCTCGCGGACTTCCGCGACGGGTTCGAGCGGTACGCGGTCGAGGACGGGATCGAGGCGGCGTGGACCATCATCCGCCGCGCGAACCGACTCGTCGAGGAGCGCGCTCCCTGGAACCTCGCGAAGGACCCCGCGCGGGCGGAGGACCTGGACCGGCTCCTGGGCTCGCTCGCGGTCGCCCTCCAGCACACGGCGCTCCTCCTCTATCCGATCATGCCGGCCAAGGCGGCGCAGGTCTGGGAGACGCTCCGGCTCACGCCGGCCCTCCCCCAGGCGCGGCTTCCAGCCCCGGGGGAGCTGCTTCCGCCGCCCCCGACCGGGGTTCCCCTGGGGGAATCGAAGCCGCTCTTCCCGCGCATCGAGAAATGATCGACACCCACGCCCACGTGGGGAGGCCCGAGTTCGACTTGGACCGGGATGAAGCCCTGGCGCGAGCCCGGGGAGTCGGTGTTTCTATCGTCATCGAAGCGGGCACGGATGCCGATTCGTCCCGAAATGCCATCGCACTCGCCCGCCGGATCCCCGGGGTGCGCGCCGCGGTGGGCTTCCACCCGTGCGACGTGGCCGAGGCCCGAATCTCCGAAATGGAAGAAATCGAACGACTTGCGAGCGAGCCCGAGGTCGTCGCCATCGGCGAGACCGGGCTCGACGCCCACTGGCCGGACAACGCACCGGCCGAGGTTCAGGAGGAGTTCCTGCGCCGCCACATCGCCCTGAGCAAGCGGGTCGGGAAGCCCCTGGTCCTCCACCACCGGAAGGCGGGCGAGCGCGTGGCCGAGATCCTCGAGCGGGAGGGTCCGCCGCCGGCGGGGGGGACGTTCCACTGCTTCGCCGGGGACGTGGCCCTCGCGAGGCGCGTGATCGCGATGGGATTCCGGATCGGGGTGGGCGGGTCGGCGACGTTCAAGAAGAGCCCCACGCCCGCGATCATCCGGGAGGCCGGGGTGACGAACGTGATCTTGGAGACGGACTCCCCCTACCTGGCCCCCGTGCCGCACCGCGGCAAGCGCAACGAGCCGGCGTATCTCGCGCTCGTCCGGGACCAGGTGGCCGCCTCGCTCGGCATGACGCCACAGGCGTTCGAGGAGGCTACCGATGCCTCGGCCCGTTCTCTCTTCCACATCTAGCAGGCGCCCGTCACGCGGCGCGACGCCCGGTTCCGCGACGAGCGGCGTGCCCGCGATGCTCCGGGCGCTCGGCGTGCGGCCGAGCCGGCGGCTCGGACAGAACTTCCTGATCGACCCGCGCGTCGCGGAGCGGATCGCGTCGCTCGTGTCGGATGCGCGCGAGCCCGTGCTCGAGATCGGACCCGGTCTCGGCGCGCTGACGACGCTCCTGGCGCGAACCGGCAGGCCGCTCGTCGCGGTGGAAGTGGACTTCCGGCTGGCGGAGGCGCTCGAAGCGACGCTCGCGCCGTGGCCCGCCGCGCGGGTCTTGCGCGGGGACATTCTCGAGCAGCGGCTCGAGGAGTTCGTGGGGGCGGACGCGGGCGCGCGCGTGACGGTGGTGGGCAATCTTCCCTACTCCATCACGACCCCCGCGATCGAGTGGATCCTCGCGCAGGGTCCGCGAGTGCGGCGCGCGGTGCTCATGGTGCAGCGCGAGTACGCGGAGCGCCTCGCGGCCGCGCCGGGAACCAAGGCGTACGGCTCGCTGACGGTGTTCGTGTCGTTGCACGCCGAGATCGAG is drawn from Candidatus Eisenbacteria bacterium and contains these coding sequences:
- a CDS encoding TatD family hydrolase, with the protein product MIDTHAHVGRPEFDLDRDEALARARGVGVSIVIEAGTDADSSRNAIALARRIPGVRAAVGFHPCDVAEARISEMEEIERLASEPEVVAIGETGLDAHWPDNAPAEVQEEFLRRHIALSKRVGKPLVLHHRKAGERVAEILEREGPPPAGGTFHCFAGDVALARRVIAMGFRIGVGGSATFKKSPTPAIIREAGVTNVILETDSPYLAPVPHRGKRNEPAYLALVRDQVAASLGMTPQAFEEATDASARSLFHI
- the rsmA gene encoding 16S rRNA (adenine(1518)-N(6)/adenine(1519)-N(6))-dimethyltransferase RsmA, translated to MLRALGVRPSRRLGQNFLIDPRVAERIASLVSDAREPVLEIGPGLGALTTLLARTGRPLVAVEVDFRLAEALEATLAPWPAARVLRGDILEQRLEEFVGADAGARVTVVGNLPYSITTPAIEWILAQGPRVRRAVLMVQREYAERLAAAPGTKAYGSLTVFVSLHAEIETLFRASPGAFHPRPDVESVVLDLRPRPWPDTSGEERALAERLARAGVGTRRKTVVNSLARGMEIDAARVRELLASAGIEAERRGETLGVDEWIRLARVWRGVGRA